The Brevibacillus brevis genome contains a region encoding:
- a CDS encoding Ldh family oxidoreductase, with protein sequence MHPALFHWKRLEQVVTEVLVQAGTRREHARLVAESLVHADLRGIESHGLARLPIYLQRIEAGLIELNDEPVVWKQEGATALVDGKNQLGAVVGVAALEEAIKLSRQMGIGVVGVRHSNHFGSCSYYAERAIAEGKILLVLSNAPEAMAPTGGIRPFFGTNPMAVGIPAGEEPSFLLDMATSVAARGKIALAVKKGETIPADWAIDPNGKETTDPKQALLGSLLPIGGAKGYGMAMFIDILCGLLTGAATGPHVKSLYDNWNDPQNVGHLFLTVDIERFMPLPDFCAKMDAYIREVKSVPTKEGVSEIFIPGEIESRKKQERMENGIPFDPNLTKELSQLCRTYGVDLQAAYHIA encoded by the coding sequence ATGCACCCTGCACTGTTTCATTGGAAGCGTTTGGAGCAAGTCGTAACAGAAGTGCTTGTACAGGCAGGTACCAGACGCGAGCATGCAAGGCTTGTCGCAGAATCCCTCGTCCATGCTGATTTGCGCGGCATCGAGTCTCATGGTTTGGCGAGGCTGCCGATTTATCTCCAACGAATCGAAGCAGGCTTGATCGAATTGAACGATGAACCAGTGGTATGGAAACAGGAGGGGGCAACAGCACTGGTAGACGGCAAAAACCAGCTGGGTGCGGTAGTCGGGGTTGCGGCATTGGAGGAAGCGATCAAGTTATCGCGGCAGATGGGAATCGGGGTAGTCGGTGTTCGTCATTCCAACCACTTTGGCTCCTGTTCGTACTATGCAGAACGAGCAATCGCAGAAGGAAAGATTCTTCTTGTCCTTTCCAATGCCCCCGAAGCAATGGCACCTACAGGAGGGATTCGTCCATTTTTCGGCACGAATCCAATGGCAGTAGGAATTCCGGCAGGCGAAGAGCCATCCTTTTTGTTAGATATGGCTACAAGCGTCGCTGCCAGGGGAAAAATCGCCTTAGCCGTTAAAAAAGGGGAAACGATTCCTGCCGATTGGGCCATCGATCCGAATGGGAAGGAAACAACTGATCCCAAACAAGCCTTGCTAGGCTCGCTTTTGCCGATCGGGGGAGCAAAGGGTTACGGAATGGCGATGTTCATCGATATCTTGTGTGGGCTGCTAACGGGTGCAGCAACGGGACCACATGTAAAAAGCCTGTATGACAATTGGAACGATCCACAGAACGTGGGCCATCTATTCTTGACGGTGGATATTGAACGATTTATGCCACTGCCCGATTTTTGCGCCAAAATGGATGCGTACATTCGTGAGGTGAAAAGCGTACCGACGAAAGAAGGTGTATCCGAAATTTTCATACCTGGGGAGATCGAGAGCCGAAAAAAGCAAGAACGCATGGAAAACGGTATTCCATTCGATCCGAACCTGACGAAAGAACTCAGCCAATTATGCCGTACCTATGGTGTCGATTTGCAGGCAGCGTATCATATCGCCTAA
- a CDS encoding YheC/YheD family protein: MVKDEFLQEYLPKTRVYSPKELWEYAEAFTHVMLKPSGGGGGAGIIQVTARGEEKYLVHSGSRRRLVDGKDATIRYVESLFRPKTYLLQPRIPLGRINGKPFDVRVMIQRRSNKEPWVITGWCAKLAGPGFVVTNVARSRGKVLPIRTAIKLSNIEAGPNLLSDIRMVAAAVAKRLGRAYPTLREIGLDLGIDVDGKPWIIEANFRPSLSLFQKLEDQSFYKRIVSMRKR; this comes from the coding sequence ATGGTCAAAGACGAATTTTTGCAGGAGTATTTGCCCAAAACCCGCGTGTACTCACCTAAAGAACTATGGGAGTATGCAGAAGCGTTTACACACGTGATGCTGAAGCCTTCGGGAGGCGGCGGTGGGGCAGGAATTATTCAAGTAACGGCACGAGGAGAAGAGAAGTATTTGGTTCATAGCGGGAGTCGTCGGCGTCTCGTGGACGGGAAGGATGCCACGATCCGATACGTGGAATCGCTGTTTCGCCCAAAAACATACCTGCTCCAGCCACGTATCCCACTCGGTAGAATCAACGGCAAGCCTTTTGATGTACGTGTCATGATCCAGCGCAGGAGCAATAAGGAGCCTTGGGTCATAACAGGGTGGTGTGCCAAGCTTGCAGGTCCGGGCTTTGTCGTGACAAATGTGGCTCGCAGCCGTGGAAAAGTTTTGCCCATTCGTACGGCAATCAAGCTGTCGAATATAGAAGCGGGCCCGAATCTTTTGAGTGATATCCGCATGGTAGCTGCGGCGGTAGCTAAACGATTGGGAAGAGCCTATCCGACACTCCGGGAGATCGGTTTGGATTTAGGGATTGATGTAGATGGCAAACCGTGGATTATTGAAGCCAACTTCCGACCTTCTCTTTCTCTCTTTCAAAAACTGGAGGATCAGTCCTTTTACAAACGAATTGTCTCCATGCGAAAACGATAA
- the panD gene encoding aspartate 1-decarboxylase, translated as MQRHMCKGKIHRATVTQAELDYVGSITIDVALMDAADIKPYEIVQITSLRNATRWKTYALPGASGSGVICLNGPPAHLFSPGDLVIILSMGMYDESEIEQLVPKVVFVDEQNRITKIEEHHLIKNGETLP; from the coding sequence ATGCAACGACACATGTGCAAAGGCAAAATTCACAGGGCGACAGTTACGCAGGCCGAACTGGATTACGTGGGGAGTATCACGATTGACGTTGCACTCATGGATGCGGCAGATATCAAGCCATATGAAATCGTGCAAATAACCAGTCTGCGTAATGCCACGCGCTGGAAAACATACGCGTTACCCGGAGCATCGGGAAGCGGAGTCATCTGTCTGAACGGCCCACCTGCCCATCTATTCTCGCCAGGAGATCTGGTCATCATTTTGAGTATGGGCATGTACGATGAATCCGAGATCGAACAGCTCGTTCCCAAGGTCGTGTTTGTGGACGAACAGAATCGCATCACGAAAATAGAGGAGCATCATCTGATAAAGAATGGAGAGACACTGCCATAA
- the brnQ gene encoding branched-chain amino acid transport system II carrier protein, giving the protein MITLSKKEMLLVSFMLFSMFFGAGNLIFPPYLGQEAGTYVWLSIAGFVLSAVGLPILGVIAIAKAGSFYQLASRVHPSFALIFPILIYVSIGPALAIPRAGSLAYEMGMGPFLPVQAAESTWSLFLYTIVFFGIVFWFSLTPSKLIDRFGKILTPALLTMIALIYIKSLFTPLGPTGVPAGKYATNPVVQGFLDGYLTMDALAALVFGIVIANTLRSKGIEDKKQLSANMIKAGLGAGMLLTFIYVILGLLGSSGASLGRPENGGLLLTAIMRQLFGTSGTLILGVIFTVACLCVSIGLVTSCSQYFHGRFKGLSYRGWAIILCVLSMGVANLGLSEILSVSVPILGAIYPIAIVLILLALLERWIPAHSSVYMTTVAVVTVFGVVDLMNLTFFNQSWNDILGFLPFYKEGAGWIMPAIFAGFVGVLLDFRKRTNRSGTGTTASTSK; this is encoded by the coding sequence ATGATAACCTTGTCTAAGAAAGAAATGTTGCTGGTCAGTTTTATGCTGTTTTCGATGTTTTTTGGTGCGGGCAACCTTATTTTTCCACCCTATCTGGGTCAAGAGGCTGGTACCTATGTTTGGCTGTCGATTGCAGGCTTTGTATTATCTGCTGTCGGTCTTCCCATCCTTGGGGTGATTGCCATCGCAAAAGCAGGGAGCTTTTACCAATTGGCGAGTCGTGTTCATCCAAGCTTTGCTCTTATTTTTCCTATTTTGATTTATGTGTCGATTGGACCCGCACTTGCCATCCCGCGTGCAGGCAGTCTCGCGTATGAGATGGGAATGGGGCCGTTTTTGCCGGTACAAGCGGCTGAATCTACCTGGAGTCTTTTCCTCTACACGATCGTGTTTTTTGGCATTGTCTTTTGGTTCAGTCTGACTCCTTCCAAATTGATTGATCGCTTTGGGAAAATTCTGACTCCTGCACTGTTGACCATGATTGCATTGATCTACATCAAGAGCTTATTCACACCACTGGGTCCAACGGGGGTACCAGCAGGAAAATATGCCACCAATCCGGTTGTGCAAGGTTTTCTGGACGGGTATTTAACGATGGATGCTTTGGCTGCACTCGTATTTGGTATCGTGATCGCCAACACGCTGCGGAGCAAGGGAATCGAAGACAAAAAGCAACTGTCTGCGAATATGATCAAAGCAGGTCTCGGAGCAGGTATGTTGCTGACGTTCATCTATGTCATTTTGGGATTGCTGGGTTCATCCGGTGCCTCTTTAGGAAGGCCGGAGAATGGCGGTCTGCTTCTGACAGCAATCATGAGGCAGCTATTTGGGACAAGCGGTACGCTGATTCTTGGTGTCATCTTTACCGTTGCTTGCCTCTGTGTATCAATTGGACTCGTCACCTCTTGCAGCCAATACTTTCATGGGCGATTCAAAGGTTTGTCCTACAGAGGATGGGCGATCATTCTCTGTGTCTTGAGCATGGGAGTCGCAAACTTGGGACTATCCGAGATTTTAAGTGTATCTGTCCCTATTTTGGGTGCTATTTACCCAATTGCTATCGTGCTCATTTTGTTGGCGTTGCTAGAGCGCTGGATACCCGCGCATTCCTCTGTGTACATGACGACTGTCGCAGTTGTGACGGTTTTTGGTGTCGTGGATTTGATGAATCTTACGTTTTTTAATCAGAGCTGGAACGATATCTTGGGTTTCCTTCCGTTTTATAAGGAAGGCGCCGGTTGGATCATGCCAGCAATATTTGCTGGTTTTGTCGGTGTTCTGCTCGACTTTCGGAAAAGGACAAACCGCTCAGGAACAGGAACAACGGCTTCCACATCAAAATAA